A DNA window from Loxodonta africana isolate mLoxAfr1 chromosome 7, mLoxAfr1.hap2, whole genome shotgun sequence contains the following coding sequences:
- the LOC100667466 gene encoding olfactory receptor 8K3-like — protein MISVVGNLGIIILTKMDSKLQTPMYFFLRHLAITDLRYSTAVGPKMLVNFVVDENTISYYFCAIQLAFFLLFIISDLFILSAMSYDCYVAICHPLLYTVIMSQRMCRVLVAILYLYSAFISLLITIEIFNLSFYGYNVISLFYCDCLPLVSLLCSNTREIELIILISAAIDLISSLLIVLVSYLLILVAILRMNSAEGRHKGFSTCGSHLAVVVLFYGTLIFTYVQPESSHSFETDKVASIFYTLVIPVLNPLIYSLRNKDVKYDVHRTWKKISNIFSTI, from the coding sequence ATGATCTCAGTGGTGGGCAACTtgggcatcatcatcctcaccaagatggactccaagctacaaactcccatgtacttttttctcagacacctggctatcactgatcttCGTTACTCAACAGCTGTGGGACCAAAAATGCTAGTCAATTTTGTTGTGGATGAAAATACAatctcctattatttttgtgctaTACAGCTAGCTTTCTTTCTCTTGTTCATCATTAGtgatttattcattctgtcagcaatgtcttatgattgctatgtggccatctgtcatcctctgctctacacagtcaTCATGTCACAAAGGATGTGTCGGGTGCTGGTGGCAATTCTCTATCTTTATAGTGCATTTATTTCTCTTCTTATCACCATagagatttttaatttatccttctATGGCTACAATGTCATCAGTCTTTTCTACTGTGACTGTCTCCCCTTAGTATCTCTGCTCTGCTCAAACACACGTGAAATTGAATTGATCATTCTCATCTCAGCAGCTATTGATTTGATTTCATCCCTTCTAATAGTTCTTGTTTCCTACCTCCTCATTCTTGTAGCCATTCTCAGGATGAACTCAGCTGAGGGCAGGCACAAGGGcttctccacctgtggatcccacCTGGCCGTGGTGGTCTtgttctatgggactttaatcTTTACGTATGTGCAGCCCGAGTCCAGTCACTCCTTTGAAACTGATAAAGTGGCTTCCATATTTTACACCCTGGTTATTCCGGTGTTGAATCCCTTGATATATAgcttgaggaacaaagatgtaaaatatgATGTACATAGGacatggaaaaaaataagcaatatCTTTTCTACCATTTAA